The genome window ATTTGCTTACGAAAATTGGCAATTTCTCCTTCCCAATGACCACGATTATTTTCAACTTCGGCTTGCCAATAGTTTAATTTCAGCAAGTGTTCAAATACTCTTCTAAGAAGGTTCTTGAGTTTCCTTTTTTCACGACGACTCAAATCGGATAATTCCTCAAGTAAGTTATCCCAATCAACGGTGTTAAATTCTTTATTTTCTAACTGTTTAACGGTTGCTAATACCCAAAGATTATAATCAGTTTCGTATAAACTTTTTTTTGTTGATTGTGATTCTGTAAACATAGTCTTTTTTGATGATTACTTTGACAGAAAAGAGAATACTGAAAACGACCCGCTACTTCATGAGTAGCTTGTAGTAATCATTAGGGAAGCCAGTGTTCGTCTAATACTTGTTCTAAAGTGGCAATGGGCTGTTCAGGAAAGGTTTTAAGAGGAAGCTGCGATCGCGCTGCAGCAATTTCTCGTCCATCTTGATAA of Cyanobacteria bacterium GSL.Bin1 contains these proteins:
- a CDS encoding DUF29 family protein; this translates as MFTESQSTKKSLYETDYNLWVLATVKQLENKEFNTVDWDNLLEELSDLSRREKRKLKNLLRRVFEHLLKLNYWQAEVENNRGHWEGEIANFRKQIKDQLADSPSLKPYLEEIFAECYQDGREIAAARSQLPLNTFPEQPIATLEQVLDEHWLP